The nucleotide sequence AAACAAAAGGTGAAGCCATTATGATTTTAAAACGTGTTCTTCCTTATACACACTCACTACTCCGCTCTGCACTAAATGAAGGGGATATCGCCGTTGACTGCACAGCTGGAAACGGTCATGATACGCAATTACTTGCAGAAGCAGTAGGAGCAACAGGAAAAGTATTTGCTTTTGATATTCAACAAGAAGCCATTCATAACACACACAAACGTCTTGATGACGCTTCATTATTAGAGCGGGTTGAACTTATTCATGGCAGCCACAGCACAATGAATGACCACATCCCAGAAACGTATAATGGGAAAGTAAAAGCAGCCGTCTTTAATTTAGGCTATCTGCCAGGCGGCGATAAAGAGGTGGTCACAACTGCTGATTCCACCATCCATGCTATCCAACACCTTCTAAACATTCTTTGTCCCGGCGGTATTATCGCAATTGTAATCTATCACGGCCACCCTGGTGGTAAAGTGGAAAAAGATGCTGTGCTACAGTATGCCTCCCAGCTTGATCAAAAAGATGTTGACGTGATGCAATACCAATACATTAATCAAAAAAATAATCCACCATTTTTAGTGGCACTACAAAAGAAATAGGCATGCTTCTCAAGCATGCCTTAACTAAATAAACTTCGATACCAACGACCATTTAAATAAAAGAACTTTGAAATAACGCCACCATATTTAATAATTTGTTTTGCTGTTTTTCTTACCCCATGTTGGGCGTTGACTTTACGGTCAGATAAGTAAATACCAAGAAGCCCACGATTAATGAGGCGATGGAATTTTTCATTTGGCAGTCCTCTTACATGCTTGTCCGCTTCTTGAACGAAGTGACCAAACCGCTCAATCATCGTTTCACTGCGTGGATAATAGAAGCAGAAGTTCAAATCTCCTCCATCACGATCTTCTTCTTGGTCAATAAAGTAATCCAACAAAATATGTAAGCCTTGCACATATGGAAAATAACCATAGCGAATTTTCTGTACATCTTCTTCATTCAAATGCTGTTGAAATGCATAAGAAACGAGACAAAAAACACCTAATGTTGAACCTGCACAAGCAGAGAACTCATACCATGTCATTTCTGGTAATTTAGCTTCATATTTTGCGAACCATGCTTTTAAGCGAGGCTCTCGCTCTTCAACTTTTACATGCTTATGCACTTGTAAATCACAGTAATAAGAACATAGTTCATGTAAATATTGTTGAACCCTCTTTAGATGAGGTAATTGACTAAGAACATCTTGGCATGTTTGTACTAATGCAGATAAATACCCACCATCATCACGGTCTTCTCGAAAACGATAATAGTCTTTATGAGAAGCTCCAGGGGTTAATGCATCACGCATTGATTCATGAAGAGCACTGAAATCATCTGGGTCAAGTGATGTACTTCGGTCACATAGGTTATCTAAATAATCACTGATTGTTTGATAAGCGACAACAAACCGAATGCTTTCCTCAATCCGTTCCCCTGCCAAAATCCCATATATAGAGCCGCCTTCACAATGAAAGGTTTTTGCGCTGATACTTGCAAGCGCCTGCATTCGTAACTCTTCATTTGGTATTCGTTCAGCAAGCTTACGCCATTTATCTAATTCACGATGCACACACGGCAGAACATCACGGTAGATTTTTGTCATTAATCCGACTGGATGATTGGGAATCTTCATAAGCCTCCACTCCCGCTTTATTTATTTCGTTGTTGTATATTCATTTGCATTTGCATAAATCCCTTTGCATAACGGAAGACCTCTTCTCGCTCTGGCTCATTAAAAATTTCATGATAAAGCTTATCCCATTCTTTAAACATTTTTTCACTCATTGGTAGTGCATCAAACCACTTTCTAACTGTTACCTTATCGACAATTTTATCATCCCCACCTTGCATAACAAGAAACGGTAAATCGGGAATTTTGTCAATGTTTTGATTAGCAAGCTTCATCGCCTGTACTAATTCACGGTACCAACGAATTGAAACCTTCCTTACAAACAACGGATCATTTTCATCCATTTTCTTTACCTCAGGGTTTCTCGTCGCTAATCCTGGTTCCAAATGTGAAGCAAGACGCAATGACGGCATAAAAACATTTAACCCTTGAGATAGTAAATCAAGAGACTTAGGCGGAGGAGTTGTCAGACCTACACACGGTGAAGAAAGAAGGACAGCTTTCACTGGCAAATCTTTCTCCTGTAATGTTCGAATAACTGCTAATCCACCCATGCTATGGCCAAATAAGTAAACAGGTAATTCATATTTTAAGGCTTCCCTTACCCAGCCTTCAATTGTTTCGATATATTCATCAAATGAATCAATATGACCACGTCGTCTTCGTCGTGTCGTTCCTTGGCCTGGAAGGTCCCCCATTAAGACATGCAGGTGTTCACTTCTCCACATTTCAATTAACCATTTATACCTACCATGGTACTCTGCAGCACCATGTACTAATACAATAACTGCACGTGGTTGTTCAGCTTCCCACTTCCACATGAAACATTCACCTCACAAAACTGTTTGCTTTTTATATTCACTATTTTAAAATGAAAATGAGAGTATGCGCCAATAATATGAACATTTTGAAAAAAAGGTGGGTAACGTATGATTTATGAATACAAAGGAAAAATGCCTAAAATTGCAGACAGCGCGTTTATCGCAGATTATGTAACCATTACAGGTGACGTTACAATTGGAGAGGAATCAAGCATTTGGTTTAACACCTCAATCCGTGGAGATGTGGCACCAACGGTAATTGGAAACCGCGTGAACGTCCAGGACAATTCAGTGCTTCACCAAAGTCCAAATAATACGCTTCTTATTGAAGATGATGTAACGGTCGGTCACATGGTTATTTTACATAGCGCCATTATTCGAAAAAACGCCTTAATTGGTATGGGCACAACAATCTTAGACGGTGCTGAAATTGGAGAAGGCAGCTTTATTGGTGCTGGCAGTCTAGTTCCGCAAGGGAAGAAGATCCCCCCTCACTCACTTGCATTTGGCCGCCCAGCAAAAGTTGTGCGTGAATTAACAGAAGCAGACCTGAAAGAAATGGCACGAATCCGTCGCGAATATGTTGAAAAAGGACAATACTACAAAAGTCTACAAAATAAAGGTTAATCTTATTGTTTCCGATTCTATATAAAAAACTCCAGCTTTTATAGCTGGAGTTTTCTCGTTATTATGACTGTACGCTTGCTTTTAGAATTTCTGCTTTATCCGTACGTTCCCACGGTACATCAATGTCTGTACGTCCAAAGTGGCCGTATGCAGCAGTTTGTTTGTAAATAGGACGACGTAAATCAAGCATCTTAATAAGACCTGCAGGGCGAAGGTCAAAGTTTTCGCTCACAAGCTCAACTAATTTTTCTTCTGACACTTTGCCCGTTCCAAATGTATCAACTGAAATTGATACAGGCTGAGCAACACCGATTGCATAAGCTAGTTGAACTTCACATTTGTCCGCAAGACCTGCAGCAACAAGGTTTTTCGCAACATAACGTGCAGCATAAGCAGCTGAACGGTCAACTTTTGTTGGATCCTTACCAGAGAATGCACCGCCGCCATGACGAGCATAACCTCCGTACGTATCAACGATAATTTTACGGCCTGTTAGACCTGCATCACCTTGAGGTCCGCCAATTACAAAACGACCTGTTGGGTTAATGAAGTATTTTGTATTCTCGTCAATTAGTTCACTTGGAACAATTGGCTCGATAACATGCTTTTTCAAATCTTCTTTGATTTGGTCAAGTGTAATCTCAGGATGGTGTTGTGTTGAAATAACGATTGTATCAATACGAACAGGTTTATCATTTTCATCATATTCAACCGTTACTTGTGTTTTACCATCTGGGCGAAGATAAGCGACTGTTTCGTCTTTACGAACAGCTGCAAGACGACGTGAAAGCTTATGAGCTAGTGAGATTGGAAGCGGCATTAATTCTTTTGTTTCGTTACAAGCGTAACCAAACATTAACCCTTGGTCACCTGCACCGATTGCTTCGATTTCTTCCTCTGTCATTTGACCTTCACGTGCTTCTAATGCTTTATCTACACCTTGAGCAATATCAGCAGATTGTTCATCAATTGACGTTAAAACCGCACAAGTTTCAGCGTCAAAGCCATATTTAGCGCGAGTATAACCAATTTCAGAAACTGTTTCACGAACAACCTTTGGAATATCTACATATGTAGAGGTTGTGATTTCACCTGCTACTAAAACTAAACCTGTATTAACTGTTGTTTCACAAGCTACACGTGCATTTGGATCATCAGTAAGAATTGCATCAAGGATTGCATCCGAAATTTGGTCACAAATTTTATCTGGATGCCCTTCTGTAACTGACTCAGAAGTAAAAAGACGACGATTTACTGCCATTTAAAAGTGTACCTCCTATTTACTGTTGATACGGTACTCTTCCCTTATTCATGCATGATATGTTTTTTCACATGTATGCTAAAGAAATCATAAGCAAAGCGAAAAAATAAAAAACCTTCCCCTATGAGGAAAGGTTGAAATGTTAATTCATGCCTTTCACTCTTATCGTTCAAGACTATACGCCTTGCATCAGGTTGGCACCTTGTCATCATGTCTACATAGTAATAAAGTGTGCATAAAACGTTATGACACATGATGTCGGTTGCCGGGTTTCATAGGGCCTGTCCCTCCGCCAGCTCAGGATAAGAGTATCCGTTCGGGACTTATCATAACGACTTTAACCCAAAATGTCAATAGAAAAGCGGAGATGGGCCGCTTAGAAATATTGTTCACTGGAGCCTTCACGCATAGAGGCGTTCTTTGCCTCGGTGCGGGAAGGTGAAGTGACACAAATTTCTGCCCATCGCAGCTGGACAATAGAAAAGCGGAGAAAGGCGGTTAGGCTGTCCGATTGCTGGAACCTTCACACAGAGAGGTGCTTTTTGCCTCGGCGTGGGAAGGTGAAGCAACTCGCGCAGCCTGCCTTTCACAGCTAGACAGCAAGAAAAGTGGAGATGGGCCGCTTAGAAATATTATTCACGAACGTAGCTGCAAACCTAAATTTCACACTTTCCATTATCACATTTATTTCGTAATAACTTCTTACGATTTCGAGCAATGAATCGATATAAAGGGACACCGATTTTGTCAATAAAGGGAAGGTAACCGACTGCGCCAATAAGGACTGTCGCCGGGAAGGTTAAAAACAGTCTCCGCATTGCATAAAAACCTGCATAAACCTTTCCATTAGATGTAACGAGATGTAGTTCTCGCTTGGCTGCTTCCTTATTAATAGGAACTTTCTCATCTAATTGTTGGAGCGGCATCCACTTTACAATACGGAACCAATCAAGATATCTTAGTGTTCTTTTCGTTTGCATACATAATCCACAATCAGCATCATAGTATACACGATAAGTTTTCATGATCTACACACCCTATCGATAAAATTACCCTGTTTCCATCGTAAAAAAACCAAAAATCATTTATAATGAAATCACTTTCGGAATATTGTAAGAATTTGAAATCGAATATTCCCTCTATTAATGATAAATTGTGTCTTATGGACAGTTATGATTTTCTTAAAAAATAGTATAGACTATTTAAATGAATATGTTATACTAATTCAAGAAGAAAAAAGAAAATCACAATTAAAATAATTTATATTCTAATAAAAAGGATGGTTATGCCAAATGAATTCCGTTGAACGTACTGTTGACTTGAGCGCATTGTTGAAAAGCGAAAGTATGAAACACAACCTATCCGTGCCTCAACTTGTTGAGAAGACACTGGCACGTGGTGAAGGTGTATTAACTTCTACTGGTGCTATCCGTGCGACTACAGGGAAATATACTGGTCGTTCACCTCAAGATAAATATATAGTCGAAGAAGAATCTACAAAAGACAAAATCGACTGGGGGAGCGGTAAACCAGCCAATTTCACCAGAAATATTTGATTCATTATATAACAAAGTCCTAGCATATTTAAACGAAAAAGAAGAAGTTTTTCGTTTCCCAAGGATTTGCTGGAGCAGATAAAAAGCACCGCCTTCAACTTCAAGTAATTAATGAGTATGCATGGCATAACTTGTTCGTGCACCAACTTTTTATTCGTCCAACTGAAGAAGAATTGAAATCACATGAGCCATCATTTACAGTGATCTCAGCTCCTAACTTCAAGGCAAATCCTGAAGTGGACGGTACGAAATCAGAAACATTCATTATGGTTTCGTTCGAGCGTAGAATCGTTCTAATTGGTGGTACGGAGTACGCTGGAGAAATGAAAAAATCAATCTTCTCTGTTATGAACTTCTTACTTCCAGAGAGTGATATTCTTTCTATGCACTGCTCTGCTAACGTAGGTCAAGAAGGAGATGTTGCTCTTTTCTTCGGACTTTCTGGAACTGGAAAAACAACTCTTTCTGCAGATGCAAATCGTCGTCTAATCGGAGATGATGAGCACGGTTGGTCAAATAATGGTGTCTTTAATATTGAAGGTGGTTGTTATGCAAAATGTATCAACCTCTCTCGTGACAAAGAACCACAAATTTGGGATGCAATCCGTTTCGGTTCTGTGTTAGAAAATGTTGTGCTTGATGATGAATCTCGTGAAGCAGACTATGACAATTCTTCATTAACTGAGAATACTCGTGCGGCATATCCATTACAAGCAATCGACAACATCGTTGACCCGAGTATTGCAGGCCACCCGAATACAATCATTTTCTTAACAGCTGATGCATTTGGCGTATTGCCTCCAATCAGTAAATTAACAAAAGAACAAGCAATGTACCATTTTATTAGTGGTTACACAAGTAAGCTTGCAGGAACTGAGCGTGGTATTACTGAACCTGAAGCAACATTCTCAACGTGCTTCGGCTCTCCATTCTTACCATTACCGGCAAGCCGTTATGCAGAAATGCTTGGTGAGAAAATTGACCAATACAATGCCCAAGTATTCCTTGTAAACACTGGCTGGACTGGTGGTTCATATGGTGAAGGAAAACGTATGAATCTTTCTTACACACGTGCAATGGTTCGCGCAGCGCTTGAAGGCGAATTAAATAATGTAGAGCTTATTAAGGATCCTATCTTCGGACTTCAAATCCCTGCACACTGCCCAGGTGTACCTGATGAAGTTCTTCAACCGAAGAAAACTTGGAACGATGGTGCAGCATATGACAATAAAGCAAAAGATCTTGCTCATCAATTCAATGTAAACTTCAAGAAATTCAATGGTGTAGCAGAAGAAATTCGTTTGGCAGGTCCTATCGATACAGAATAATGTGCCACATTATTAAAAAGAGTTGACTCAAATTGAGTCAACTCTTTTTTCTTGTTCCTTCATCCACTCTGTTAATCTTTTGACGAGCTTACGGTTAATATCTGGTGGGAAATAATGAGTGTGTTCGTCAAAAATCCATGCTGTATATGCCTTTTGATACTCCTCCATCTTTCGCATTAATCGATAGGCATGTTCAACTGATACGTTTTCATCCTTTGCACCGTGAATAATTAATGCAGGGACATGAAGTCTATTTACCTCATAAAGTGGCGTACGAGCTTTGTAAGCTTCAGGAACTTTATTTGGAGTCCCGCCAATAACCCGCTTCATCATTCTACGCAAATCCAACCGTTCTTCGTAGGTTAAGAACATATCAGTCACTCCGCCCCATATGACGAGAGAGGATATATTTTCATACAGTCCTGTTAAGAGCGCCATTACTCCACCTCTCGAAAACCCAAATACGTGAATGACATTCTTCTTTACTTTTTCGTGCTGACGTAATAATTCAACCGCTGAGAACGCATCATATCGGTCTTCTCCTGCAAAGTCTTCCTTTCCTTCTCCCCCACGGTTACCACGATAAAATGGCGCCATAACGACAAATCCTTCAGAGGCAAATTGAATAATCCGGCCAATTCTGACCATGCCAACGTTCTTAATCCCTCCTCTTAAGTAAAGGAAGCCAGGAAAAACCCCTTCTCCTTTTGGCTCAGCTAAAAAGCCTTTTACTTTCAGTCCTTTGCTTATGTAAGTAACGAGGAATACACGTATGTTAGGGTGTGGTGAAGGGTATGCTTGTTTTTCAATTATTTGACCATCGTACACAACGAATCACCTTCCTTTAACAATCACTTTCCAATAAAAAACCCTCACCTTACCTTTTTAGGTACGAAGTGAGAGTTTCTCAATTTGCTTTAAACTATGAGGCAATACCTCATCCTTCATCATAAAACTAAACGTCTCGCCTGTACGAAGGTTATCCGGTAAAGAATCAAGCAATACTGGTCCTTCTGTTTCGTAATAAGAGCGTTGTGCTTCAATTTTATTGATGTCAGCGTAATAAATATTCTTTATAATCGTGCCACCTTTACCACAAACTTCATATTGTCCAATGTAATATAAGTTTGCAACTGAAGCACCAGTTTCTTCGAATACTTCTCTAATGGCAGCTTGGTGAGGAGTCTCTCCTTTTTCAACTTTTCCTCCGGGAAACTCAATTCCACGCCTCTTATGCTTTGTTAGAAGCCAATGGTTTTGAAATCGGCATATTACCCATACATGTTTTGGTGTGTTGGAAAAAGGATGGTCATCGAATGAAAGTTTTACAACATTGTCATAGTAATCTGTAAATGTGAACATAGA is from Bacillus tianshenii and encodes:
- a CDS encoding prolyl oligopeptidase family serine peptidase is translated as MYDGQIIEKQAYPSPHPNIRVFLVTYISKGLKVKGFLAEPKGEGVFPGFLYLRGGIKNVGMVRIGRIIQFASEGFVVMAPFYRGNRGGEGKEDFAGEDRYDAFSAVELLRQHEKVKKNVIHVFGFSRGGVMALLTGLYENISSLVIWGGVTDMFLTYEERLDLRRMMKRVIGGTPNKVPEAYKARTPLYEVNRLHVPALIIHGAKDENVSVEHAYRLMRKMEEYQKAYTAWIFDEHTHYFPPDINRKLVKRLTEWMKEQEKRVDSI
- a CDS encoding class I SAM-dependent methyltransferase, whose amino-acid sequence is MILKRVLPYTHSLLRSALNEGDIAVDCTAGNGHDTQLLAEAVGATGKVFAFDIQQEAIHNTHKRLDDASLLERVELIHGSHSTMNDHIPETYNGKVKAAVFNLGYLPGGDKEVVTTADSTIHAIQHLLNILCPGGIIAIVIYHGHPGGKVEKDAVLQYASQLDQKDVDVMQYQYINQKNNPPFLVALQKK
- the ytkD gene encoding nucleoside triphosphatase YtkD, which encodes MFTFTDYYDNVVKLSFDDHPFSNTPKHVWVICRFQNHWLLTKHKRRGIEFPGGKVEKGETPHQAAIREVFEETGASVANLYYIGQYEVCGKGGTIIKNIYYADINKIEAQRSYYETEGPVLLDSLPDNLRTGETFSFMMKDEVLPHSLKQIEKLSLRT
- a CDS encoding gamma carbonic anhydrase family protein, which translates into the protein MIYEYKGKMPKIADSAFIADYVTITGDVTIGEESSIWFNTSIRGDVAPTVIGNRVNVQDNSVLHQSPNNTLLIEDDVTVGHMVILHSAIIRKNALIGMGTTILDGAEIGEGSFIGAGSLVPQGKKIPPHSLAFGRPAKVVRELTEADLKEMARIRREYVEKGQYYKSLQNKG
- a CDS encoding alpha/beta hydrolase; the encoded protein is MWKWEAEQPRAVIVLVHGAAEYHGRYKWLIEMWRSEHLHVLMGDLPGQGTTRRRRRGHIDSFDEYIETIEGWVREALKYELPVYLFGHSMGGLAVIRTLQEKDLPVKAVLLSSPCVGLTTPPPKSLDLLSQGLNVFMPSLRLASHLEPGLATRNPEVKKMDENDPLFVRKVSIRWYRELVQAMKLANQNIDKIPDLPFLVMQGGDDKIVDKVTVRKWFDALPMSEKMFKEWDKLYHEIFNEPEREEVFRYAKGFMQMQMNIQQRNK
- a CDS encoding tetraprenyl-beta-curcumene synthase family protein; translation: MKIPNHPVGLMTKIYRDVLPCVHRELDKWRKLAERIPNEELRMQALASISAKTFHCEGGSIYGILAGERIEESIRFVVAYQTISDYLDNLCDRSTSLDPDDFSALHESMRDALTPGASHKDYYRFREDRDDGGYLSALVQTCQDVLSQLPHLKRVQQYLHELCSYYCDLQVHKHVKVEEREPRLKAWFAKYEAKLPEMTWYEFSACAGSTLGVFCLVSYAFQQHLNEEDVQKIRYGYFPYVQGLHILLDYFIDQEEDRDGGDLNFCFYYPRSETMIERFGHFVQEADKHVRGLPNEKFHRLINRGLLGIYLSDRKVNAQHGVRKTAKQIIKYGGVISKFFYLNGRWYRSLFS
- a CDS encoding DUF393 domain-containing protein is translated as MKTYRVYYDADCGLCMQTKRTLRYLDWFRIVKWMPLQQLDEKVPINKEAAKRELHLVTSNGKVYAGFYAMRRLFLTFPATVLIGAVGYLPFIDKIGVPLYRFIARNRKKLLRNKCDNGKCEI
- the metK gene encoding methionine adenosyltransferase; the encoded protein is MAVNRRLFTSESVTEGHPDKICDQISDAILDAILTDDPNARVACETTVNTGLVLVAGEITTSTYVDIPKVVRETVSEIGYTRAKYGFDAETCAVLTSIDEQSADIAQGVDKALEAREGQMTEEEIEAIGAGDQGLMFGYACNETKELMPLPISLAHKLSRRLAAVRKDETVAYLRPDGKTQVTVEYDENDKPVRIDTIVISTQHHPEITLDQIKEDLKKHVIEPIVPSELIDENTKYFINPTGRFVIGGPQGDAGLTGRKIIVDTYGGYARHGGGAFSGKDPTKVDRSAAYAARYVAKNLVAAGLADKCEVQLAYAIGVAQPVSISVDTFGTGKVSEEKLVELVSENFDLRPAGLIKMLDLRRPIYKQTAAYGHFGRTDIDVPWERTDKAEILKASVQS